The Opitutaceae bacterium genome has a window encoding:
- a CDS encoding ABC transporter ATP-binding protein, whose protein sequence is MTNSNPLLVDVQQVDKVYHRGSEDIHVLSGLNLQVRQGEFVALMGPSGSGKSTLLNLLGALDRPTSGSVSIGGERIDQLSDGALADWRARHVGFVFQFYNLMPVMTAFKNVELPLLLTHLGGSQRRQHVETALKVVGLSHRMDHYPRQLSGGEQQRVGIARAIVTDPTVLLCDEPTGDLDRKAGDEILALLQALNREQGKTIIMVTHDPVAAERATRTVHMDKGKLVHDVRV, encoded by the coding sequence ATGACCAACTCGAACCCCCTCCTCGTCGACGTCCAGCAGGTCGACAAAGTCTATCATCGCGGCTCCGAGGACATCCACGTGCTCTCGGGCCTCAACCTCCAGGTGCGGCAAGGTGAATTCGTCGCGCTGATGGGACCGTCGGGCTCAGGCAAGTCCACGCTCCTGAACCTCCTGGGTGCGCTCGACCGGCCGACCTCCGGGTCCGTCAGCATCGGCGGGGAACGCATCGACCAGTTGTCCGATGGCGCCCTGGCTGACTGGCGAGCCCGCCACGTGGGCTTCGTCTTCCAGTTCTACAACCTGATGCCCGTGATGACGGCCTTCAAGAACGTCGAGTTGCCGCTCCTGCTCACACACCTCGGTGGCTCGCAGCGAAGGCAGCATGTCGAGACGGCCCTGAAGGTCGTGGGGCTGTCCCACCGGATGGACCACTATCCGCGCCAGCTTTCCGGTGGTGAACAACAGCGTGTCGGCATTGCGCGCGCGATTGTGACGGATCCCACCGTGCTTCTCTGTGACGAACCCACCGGCGACCTCGACCGCAAGGCCGGGGATGAGATTCTCGCGCTGCTGCAGGCGCTCAACCGGGAACAGGGCAAGACCATCATCATGGTCACCCACGACCCGGTGGCCGCCGAGCGGGCCACGAGGACGGTGCATATGGACAAGGGCAAACTCGTTCACGACGTCCGCGTATGA
- a CDS encoding efflux RND transporter periplasmic adaptor subunit, which produces MTSDPSALSKLRIDRTQAPKRRRPIVGLAIIVLLLLLGGVAAYIWVKKPRALEVQTTVASVSRTTGAPVLLNASGYVTARRAATVSSKVTGKVVDVRIEEGQVVTEGQVLATVDSTNTEASLLLAKAQLRSAQSAADEIAAGLALAESELRRSQRLSGQNVLAVAEAERAESEAITLRARHQRMLADVGVAEQQVAVWQQQMEDTIIRAPFAGVVTTKNAQPGEIISPMSAGGGFTRTGICTIVDMASLEIEVDVNESYINRVASGQSATAVLDSYPDWRIPARVIAIIPTADRQKASVKVRVGFVSLDPRILPDMGVKVAFEGTATESGPVSTVSIPSGALRSRDGRDVVFVVAGGRAEQRAVRVAIRTGDVVTLAAGISGPETLVLNPPPELRDGSPVKVTE; this is translated from the coding sequence ATGACTTCGGACCCCTCTGCGTTGAGCAAACTCAGGATTGACCGCACCCAGGCGCCCAAACGCCGACGGCCCATTGTCGGTCTGGCGATAATCGTTCTGCTGCTGCTCCTCGGTGGGGTCGCAGCCTACATCTGGGTGAAAAAGCCCCGCGCCCTGGAGGTTCAGACCACAGTCGCTTCCGTCTCTCGCACCACCGGGGCCCCTGTGCTCCTCAATGCATCCGGCTACGTCACAGCCCGCCGCGCCGCCACCGTCTCATCAAAGGTGACGGGAAAAGTCGTCGACGTACGGATTGAAGAGGGCCAGGTGGTGACAGAAGGACAGGTTCTCGCCACGGTCGACTCCACAAACACGGAGGCGAGTCTCCTCCTCGCCAAGGCCCAGCTTCGATCCGCGCAAAGTGCCGCGGACGAAATTGCCGCGGGCCTCGCCCTTGCCGAAAGTGAGCTCCGGCGGTCGCAGCGTCTTTCCGGCCAGAATGTCCTCGCCGTGGCGGAGGCCGAACGCGCCGAGTCAGAAGCGATCACCCTTCGCGCCCGGCACCAGCGGATGCTTGCAGACGTGGGCGTCGCCGAGCAGCAGGTAGCGGTTTGGCAGCAGCAGATGGAAGATACAATCATCCGGGCGCCGTTTGCAGGCGTGGTGACGACGAAGAACGCCCAGCCCGGCGAAATCATCTCGCCGATGTCCGCAGGGGGCGGGTTCACGCGAACCGGCATCTGCACGATCGTCGACATGGCCTCGCTGGAAATCGAGGTTGATGTGAACGAAAGCTACATCAACCGGGTGGCGTCGGGACAATCGGCGACCGCCGTGCTCGACTCCTATCCGGACTGGCGAATACCCGCCCGCGTGATTGCCATCATCCCGACGGCCGACAGGCAAAAGGCCTCCGTCAAGGTCCGCGTCGGCTTCGTCTCCCTCGACCCGCGCATCCTTCCGGACATGGGCGTCAAGGTTGCCTTCGAGGGGACCGCCACTGAATCGGGGCCTGTATCCACAGTCTCGATACCATCCGGTGCGCTCCGCTCCCGCGACGGCCGCGACGTCGTCTTTGTGGTCGCCGGTGGCAGGGCGGAACAACGGGCGGTGCGGGTCGCCATCCGCACGGGCGATGTCGTCACCCTCGCCGCTGGGATCTCCGGGCCCGAGACACTGGTGCTCAATCCCCCGCCCGAACTCAGGGACGGCTCTCCCGTAAAAGTTACAGAATGA